A single window of Haemorhous mexicanus isolate bHaeMex1 chromosome 28, bHaeMex1.pri, whole genome shotgun sequence DNA harbors:
- the VPS25 gene encoding vacuolar protein-sorting-associated protein 25 yields MSFVWPWQYSFPPFFTLQPNGETRQKQLSAWCALALAYSQEHRLPAMTVREAQDIPLFANHRLQRKLPLESIQVVLEELRKNGNLEWLDKNKTSFLIMWKRPEEWGKLIYQWVSKNGLTNSVFTLYELVSGDDTENEEFHGLDEATLLRALQALQQEHKAEIITLDDGRGVKFF; encoded by the exons aTGAGCTTCGTGTGGCCCTGGCAGTACAGCTTCCCGCCCTTCTTCAC GCTGCAGCCCAACGGCGAGACGCGGCAGAAGCAGCTGTCGGCCTGGTGCGCGCTGGCGCTCGCCTACAGCCAGGAGCACCGGCTGCCCGCCATGACGGTGCGGGAGGCCCAGGACATCCCGCTCTTCGCCAACCACCGGCTCCAGC GGAAGCTGCCGCTGGAATCCATCCAggtggtgctggaggagctCCGCAAGAACG GGAACCTGGAATGGTTGGATAAGAACAAAACCAGCTTTCTGATCATGTGGAAGAGACCTGAAGAATGGGGAAAGCTCATCTATCAATGG GTGTCAAAGAATGGCCTGACCAACTCTGTGTTCACGCTGTATGAACTGGTCAGTGGAGATGATACAGAGAATGAAG AGTTTCATGGCTTGGATGAGGCCACGCTGCTCCGTGCCCTGCAGGCcttgcagcaggagcacaaggcTGAGATTATCACGCTGGATGATGGCCGAGGAGTCAAGTTCTTCTGA